In one Gadus morhua chromosome 15, gadMor3.0, whole genome shotgun sequence genomic region, the following are encoded:
- the actn2b gene encoding alpha-actinin-2b isoform X2 yields MLDAEDIINTPKPDERAIMTYMSCFYHAFAGAEQAETAANRICKVLGVNQENEKLMEEYERLASELLEWIQRTTPWLENRTAETTMSEMQRKLEDFRDYRRMHKPPKVQEKCQLEISFNTLQTKLRISNRPAFMPSEGKMVSDIASAWQGLEQAEKGYEEWLLTEIRRLERLDHLAEKFRQKATTHETWATGKEQILSEKDYETASLTEIRALLRRHEGFESDLAAHQDRVEQIAAIAQELNELDYHDVAAVNQRCQAICDLWDQLGTLTQKRREALERTEKLLDTIDQLFLEFAKRTAPFNNWMEGAMEDLQDMFIVHTIEEVQSLIAAHEQFKATLPEADGERQAIVGIQNEVQKISQSYSIKASDINPYCTITMEDLMNKWDKIKKLVPGRDGSLQEEMARQHANERLRRQFAAQANLIGPWIQTRMEEVGRCSLEMGALEDQMTQLKQFEHIIVAYKPNIDKLEGDHQLIQESLVFDNKHTNYTMEHIRVGWEQLLTTVARTINEIETQVLIRDAKGISQQQMNEFRSSFSHFDRKKNGAMETDDFRACLISMGYDLGEVEFARIMLLVDPNASGAVSFQSFIDFMTRETADTDTADQVVASFRILATDKPYILVEELRRELPPDQAEYCIMRMPPYKCPGAPPGALDYTAFSTALYGESDL; encoded by the exons ATGCTGGACGCAGAAG ATATCATCAACACCCCCAAGCCTGACGAGAGAGCCATCATGACCTACATGTCCTGCTTCTACCACGCCTTCGCTGGAGCCGAGCAG GCCGAGACAGCAGCTAACCGGATCTGCAAGGTACTGGGGGTGAACCAGGAGAACGAGAAGCTGATGGAGGAGTACGAGCGACTTGCAAGTGAG CTACTGGAGTGGATCCAGCGCACCACCCCCTGGCTGGAGAACCGCACGGCGGAGACGACCATGAGCGAGATGCAGCGGAAGCTGGAGGACTTCCGGGACTACCGGCGCATGCACAAGCCCCCCAAGGTGCAGGAGAAGTGCCAGCTTGAAATCAGCTTCAACACCCTGCAGACCAAGCTGCGCATCAGCAACCGGCCCGCCTTCATGCCCTCTGAGGGGAAGATGGTGTCT GACATAGCCAGTGCCTGGCAGGGCCTGGAGCAGGCAGAGAAGGGCTATGAAGAATGGTTGCTCACAGAGATCCGCAGGCTGGAGAGGCTGGACCACCTGGCTGAAAAGTTCAGGCAGAAGGCCACCACCCATGAGACCTGGGCCACCG GCAAAGAGCAGATCCTCTCCGAGAAGGACTATGAAACGGCCTCGCTGACAGAGATACGAGCCCTGCTGAGGAGGCACGAGGGCTTTGAGAGCGACCTGGCAGCCCACCAGGACAGGGTGGAGCAGATCGCCGCCATCGCACAGGAGCTCAA TGAACTAGACTACCATGATGTGGCTGCTGTTAACCAGCGCTGCCAGGCCATCTGTGACCTATGGGACCAGCTGGGAACGTTGACTCAGAAGAGGCGGGAAGCACTGGAG CGGACAGAGAAGCTGCTGGATACCATAGACCAGTTGTTCCTTGAGTTTGCGAAGAGAACGGCTCCATTTAACAACTGGATGGAGGGAGCCATGGAGGACCTGCAGGACATGTTTATCGTGCACACCATCGAAGAGGTCCAG AGCCTCATTGCAGCCCACGAGCAGTTCAAGGCCACCCTCCCCGAGGCGGACGGAGAGCGGCAGGCCATCGTGGGGATCCAGAACGAGGTGCAGAAGATCTCCCAGAGCTATAGCATCAAGGCCAGCGACATCAACCCCTACTGTACCATCACCATGGAGGATCTCATGAACAAGTGGGACAAG aTCAAGAAGTTGGTTCCTGGGAGGGATGGCTCCCTACAGGAAGAGATGGCGCGCCAGCATGCCAACGAAAGGCTGAGACGACAGTTTGCGGCCCAGGCTAACCTCATTGGACCGTGGATTCAGACCAGGATGGAG GAGGTTGGCCGCTGTTCCCTGGAGATGGGAGCCCTGGAGGACCAGATGACCCAGCTGAAGCAGTTTGAGCACATCATTGTTGCTTATAAACCCAACATTGACAAGCTGGAGGGAGACCACCAGCTCATCCAAGAGTCGCTGGTGTTTGATAACAAACACACCAACTACACCATGGAG CACATACGGGTGGGCTGGGAGCAGCTGTTGACCACCGTCGCCCGCACCATCAACGAGATCGAGACCCAGGTCCTGATCCGGGACGCCAAGGGCATCAGCCAGCAGCAGATGAACGAGTTCCGCTCCTCCTTCAGTCACTTTGACAGG AAGAAGAACGGAGCCATGGAGACAGATGATTTCAGAGCTTGCCTCATCTCCATGGGTTACGATCTG GGAGAGGTGGAGTTTGCCCGTATCATGCTGCTGGTGGACCCCAATGCCTCCGGAGCCGTCTCCTTCCAGTCCTTCATCGACTTCATGACCAGAGAAACCGCTGACACAGACACTGCTGACCAGGTCGTGGCCTCCTTCAGGATCCTGGCAACTGACAAG CCCTATATCCttgtggaggagctgaggagggaGCTGCCCCCTGACCAGGCGGAGTACTGCATCATGAGGATGCCTCCCTACAAGTGCCCTGGGGCGCCACCGGGGGCGCTAGACTACACTGCCTTCTCCACTGCGCTTTATGGGGAGAGCGACCTTTAA
- the actn2b gene encoding alpha-actinin-2b isoform X1, translating into MMTQVETIVHYDNGYGYEEEYMLQEDEWDRDMLLDPAWEKQQRKTFTAWCNSHLRKAGTQIENIEEDFRNGLKLMLLLEVISGERLPKPDRGKMRFHKIANVNKALEFITSKGVKLVSIGAEEIVDGNVKMTLGMIWTIILRFAIQDINVEETSAKEGLLLWCQRKTAPYRNVNVQNFHVSWKDGLAFCALIHRHRPDLLDYSKLNKDDPLGNLNLAFDIAEKHLDIPKMLDAEDIINTPKPDERAIMTYMSCFYHAFAGAEQAETAANRICKVLGVNQENEKLMEEYERLASELLEWIQRTTPWLENRTAETTMSEMQRKLEDFRDYRRMHKPPKVQEKCQLEISFNTLQTKLRISNRPAFMPSEGKMVSDIASAWQGLEQAEKGYEEWLLTEIRRLERLDHLAEKFRQKATTHETWATGKEQILSEKDYETASLTEIRALLRRHEGFESDLAAHQDRVEQIAAIAQELNELDYHDVAAVNQRCQAICDLWDQLGTLTQKRREALERTEKLLDTIDQLFLEFAKRTAPFNNWMEGAMEDLQDMFIVHTIEEVQSLIAAHEQFKATLPEADGERQAIVGIQNEVQKISQSYSIKASDINPYCTITMEDLMNKWDKIKKLVPGRDGSLQEEMARQHANERLRRQFAAQANLIGPWIQTRMEEVGRCSLEMGALEDQMTQLKQFEHIIVAYKPNIDKLEGDHQLIQESLVFDNKHTNYTMEHIRVGWEQLLTTVARTINEIETQVLIRDAKGISQQQMNEFRSSFSHFDRKKNGAMETDDFRACLISMGYDLGEVEFARIMLLVDPNASGAVSFQSFIDFMTRETADTDTADQVVASFRILATDKPYILVEELRRELPPDQAEYCIMRMPPYKCPGAPPGALDYTAFSTALYGESDL; encoded by the exons ATGATGACCCAGGTGGAGACCATCGTGCACTACGACAACGGCTACGGCTACGAGGAGGAGTACATGCTGCAGGAGGATGAGTGGGACAGGGACATGCTGCTGGACCCCGCCTGGGAGAAACAACAAAGAAAA ACCTTCACAGCCTGGTGCAACTCCCACCTGAGGAAAGCAGGGACACAGATAGAAAACATAGAGGAGGACTTCAGGAACGGCCTGAAGCTCATGCTGCTCCTGGAGGTCATATCAG GAGAAAGGTTACCCAAGCCAGACAGAGGGAAAATGCGTTTTCATAAGATTGCCAACGTGAACAAAGCTCTGGAGTTCATCACGAGCAAGGGGGTGAAGCTGGTCTCCATCGGGGCTGAAG AGATTGTGGACGGGAACGTGAAGATGACTCTGGGAATGATCTGGACAATCATCCTGCGCTTTGCAATCCAGGACATCAACGTAGAAG AAACATCTGCCAAGGAAGGTCTCCTCTTGTGGTGCCAGAGAAAGACTGCCCCCTACAGGAATGTTAACGTCCAAAACTTCCATGTCAG CTGGAAGGATGGCCTGGCTTTCTGCGCCCTGATTCATAGACACAGGCCCGACCTTCTCGACTACTCTAAGCTCAACAAG gaTGATCCTCTGGGGAACCTGAACCTGGCCTTTGACATCGCAGAGAAACACCTGGACATTCCCAAAATGCTGGACGCAGAAG ATATCATCAACACCCCCAAGCCTGACGAGAGAGCCATCATGACCTACATGTCCTGCTTCTACCACGCCTTCGCTGGAGCCGAGCAG GCCGAGACAGCAGCTAACCGGATCTGCAAGGTACTGGGGGTGAACCAGGAGAACGAGAAGCTGATGGAGGAGTACGAGCGACTTGCAAGTGAG CTACTGGAGTGGATCCAGCGCACCACCCCCTGGCTGGAGAACCGCACGGCGGAGACGACCATGAGCGAGATGCAGCGGAAGCTGGAGGACTTCCGGGACTACCGGCGCATGCACAAGCCCCCCAAGGTGCAGGAGAAGTGCCAGCTTGAAATCAGCTTCAACACCCTGCAGACCAAGCTGCGCATCAGCAACCGGCCCGCCTTCATGCCCTCTGAGGGGAAGATGGTGTCT GACATAGCCAGTGCCTGGCAGGGCCTGGAGCAGGCAGAGAAGGGCTATGAAGAATGGTTGCTCACAGAGATCCGCAGGCTGGAGAGGCTGGACCACCTGGCTGAAAAGTTCAGGCAGAAGGCCACCACCCATGAGACCTGGGCCACCG GCAAAGAGCAGATCCTCTCCGAGAAGGACTATGAAACGGCCTCGCTGACAGAGATACGAGCCCTGCTGAGGAGGCACGAGGGCTTTGAGAGCGACCTGGCAGCCCACCAGGACAGGGTGGAGCAGATCGCCGCCATCGCACAGGAGCTCAA TGAACTAGACTACCATGATGTGGCTGCTGTTAACCAGCGCTGCCAGGCCATCTGTGACCTATGGGACCAGCTGGGAACGTTGACTCAGAAGAGGCGGGAAGCACTGGAG CGGACAGAGAAGCTGCTGGATACCATAGACCAGTTGTTCCTTGAGTTTGCGAAGAGAACGGCTCCATTTAACAACTGGATGGAGGGAGCCATGGAGGACCTGCAGGACATGTTTATCGTGCACACCATCGAAGAGGTCCAG AGCCTCATTGCAGCCCACGAGCAGTTCAAGGCCACCCTCCCCGAGGCGGACGGAGAGCGGCAGGCCATCGTGGGGATCCAGAACGAGGTGCAGAAGATCTCCCAGAGCTATAGCATCAAGGCCAGCGACATCAACCCCTACTGTACCATCACCATGGAGGATCTCATGAACAAGTGGGACAAG aTCAAGAAGTTGGTTCCTGGGAGGGATGGCTCCCTACAGGAAGAGATGGCGCGCCAGCATGCCAACGAAAGGCTGAGACGACAGTTTGCGGCCCAGGCTAACCTCATTGGACCGTGGATTCAGACCAGGATGGAG GAGGTTGGCCGCTGTTCCCTGGAGATGGGAGCCCTGGAGGACCAGATGACCCAGCTGAAGCAGTTTGAGCACATCATTGTTGCTTATAAACCCAACATTGACAAGCTGGAGGGAGACCACCAGCTCATCCAAGAGTCGCTGGTGTTTGATAACAAACACACCAACTACACCATGGAG CACATACGGGTGGGCTGGGAGCAGCTGTTGACCACCGTCGCCCGCACCATCAACGAGATCGAGACCCAGGTCCTGATCCGGGACGCCAAGGGCATCAGCCAGCAGCAGATGAACGAGTTCCGCTCCTCCTTCAGTCACTTTGACAGG AAGAAGAACGGAGCCATGGAGACAGATGATTTCAGAGCTTGCCTCATCTCCATGGGTTACGATCTG GGAGAGGTGGAGTTTGCCCGTATCATGCTGCTGGTGGACCCCAATGCCTCCGGAGCCGTCTCCTTCCAGTCCTTCATCGACTTCATGACCAGAGAAACCGCTGACACAGACACTGCTGACCAGGTCGTGGCCTCCTTCAGGATCCTGGCAACTGACAAG CCCTATATCCttgtggaggagctgaggagggaGCTGCCCCCTGACCAGGCGGAGTACTGCATCATGAGGATGCCTCCCTACAAGTGCCCTGGGGCGCCACCGGGGGCGCTAGACTACACTGCCTTCTCCACTGCGCTTTATGGGGAGAGCGACCTTTAA